A window of the Candida orthopsilosis Co 90-125, chromosome 1 draft sequence genome harbors these coding sequences:
- a CDS encoding Ten1 protein (protein involved in telomere maintenance) → MILVIFFPYEFNRNQHQINGYLHYKSRAMTHIVVSPSLLPELLPKASANSPKHIRLFCQILSYEPSRFMLTVGKVPMLSNVDNDPIDINVKELLATSTSSLSFEVGDVIEIDGCFNGRKVEPISICEMQWSDVTIEKLQVLDYMSDMKPL, encoded by the coding sequence atgattttggtgatttttTTCCCTTATGAATTTAATAGAAACCAGCACCAAATCAATGGATATTTACATTATAAGAGTAGAGCCATGACGCATATTGTCGTACTGCCTAGCTTGCTACCTGAACTACTACCGAAAGCCTCAGCTAATTCTCCAAAGCATATTCGCTTATTTTGTCAGATACTTAGTTACGAACCGAGTAGGTTTATGCTTACAGTAGGGAAGGTCCCCATGCTTTCCAATGTCGACAATGACCCAATTGACATCAATGTTAAAGAGTTACTAGCAACTCTGACTTCAAGTTTGAGTTTTGAAGTGGGCGATGTAATAGAAATTGATGGGTGCTTCAATGGGAGAAAGGTGGAGCCAATATCAATTTGTGAGATGCAATGGCTGGACGTTACAATAGAGAAGCTACAAGTGTTGGATTATATGAGTGATATGAAACCCTTGTGA
- a CDS encoding Arc19 ARP2/3 complex subunit — MSQSLKPYLTAVRSSLTAAICLQDFSSQLVERHNRPEIEVTRVHDAELILNPMHIARNENEKILIEPSINSVRVSIKIKQADEIEQILVHKFTRFLTSRAENFFILRRVPIKGYDISFLITNFHTEQMLKDKLVDFIIEFMEDVDKEISEMKLFLNARARVVAESFLIPFD; from the exons ATG TCACAATCATTAAAACCATACTTGACCGCTGTTAGATCCTCACTTACCGCCGCCATATGTTTACAAGACTTTTCATCACAATTAGTAGAACGCCACAACAGACCCGAAATAGAAGTTACCCGTGTTCACGATGCCGAGCTTATTCTCAACCCCATGCACATTGCTCgtaatgaaaatgaaaagattttgatcGAGCCAAGTATAAATTCAGTCCGAGTATCAATTAAAATAAAGCAAgctgatgaaattgaacagATTCTTGTGCATAAGTTCACTCGATTTTTGACTTCGAGAGCAGagaatttcttcattttaAGAAGAGTTCCGATTAAAGGTTACGATATTAGTTTCTTGATCACCAATTTCCATACTGAACAAATGCTAAAAGATAAATTAGTTGACTTTATAATTGAATTTATGGAAGACGTCGATAAGGAGATCAGTGAGATGAAATTATTCTTAAACGCCAGAGCTAGAGTTGTTGCCGAATCATTTTTAATTCCTTTCGACTAG
- a CDS encoding Dal81 predicted zinc-finger protein — MVVQNISNDVDSNLAGNEKQNEDYTNTQDHPTSHNRVTTNLDADKDNLSESYNESSSFNENHQTQDPAVKSNFPNHYTPEATSDSSHLFSSNNQGTYGNLNSRPATTQPSSGYLDPQWGNMMFDPSAADYLYNIELPTHISQPGHNSGVNDVSSGIMHHIQYQNNVHPEVNNLPAPENFAHQNRPSQLPYKEETLSQSQSPHASISQQPIDPTSNTTSQGPNTKSTKQRRPCDQCRRRKTKCVIVPNTNNCVQCEAKQLTCTYTTPAAKRKASEMGSDSQKRGKTNAAALTGDNSQIPDVPIRETAPVQDYSAMNNSLLKKTLSLQFPRSSFYVGPTNYLYDMNLLNTIIDTRNRDNNSSGAAKIEQASLSNSISLRKVCDKVHFVLKDDQSPQSYQTMSNDVDTIEKLISPHGQILIDLYFRIIHPSYPIVHKKVFLEKYARTHREFTAPLIAAVYVLAIQWWDYDPQLNRFPKPNVELILKIGLKNYLQEILKRPKLSAVQAGLLLLQCKHIISCKATNNQVQNSGDADYSEWVLCSQVVSLAEELGLGLDCNNWKLPKWERGLRKRLAWAVYMEDKWLSLKDSRPSHINENNWIVLQLHEEDFPDKHGDGDLKEGSSDLDTGKKIFTNLIALSKILSDILNHFYSMKAMREITNISEVLKLAKPLQLQLRNWFYSLPSELQMNLVQPRKLCSNGYLHLAYFATELTLHRKITTIIYQQTNAGNPPPPELVNVCRSAAKTRLLASIEFVRDLKPEHIHSFWHSSSSSNFTLIGTFAAILFISSPTQEEADFYRDQIFNYRWILKISSKGFDQVAEALSQLDLVLGNIPGLLNDNVDMPMVLPNVQDQQTMPQTNQSYSPFAIPQTQQPQQSQSPHPSLRPNPSYEGKPTNQQKIRMPSNLRESPYNSPQSFYTPPFVPSPQNKVVNSPHTSQGNTSRAVSPRVYANKAPSYADQSPHSSHVTKSPESTTK, encoded by the coding sequence ATGGTGGTGCAGAACATATCGAATGATGtggattcaaatttggctGGAAATgagaaacaaaatgaagACTACACAAACACACAAGACCATCCCACTTCTCACAATCGTGTTACCACAAACTTAGACGCTGACAAGGACAATTTGAGCGAATCGTATAATGAGTCGAGCTCTTTCAATGAGAATCATCAAACGCAAGACCCTGCAGTCAAGTCAAACTTCCCAAATCATTATACTCCAGAAGCCACACTGGACTCATCACATCTCTTTAGCTCAAACAACCAAGGAACCTATGGAAATCTAAATTCTCGACCTGCTACAACCCAGCCAAGCTCGGGCTATCTAGATCCACAATGGGGAAATATGATGTTTGATCCTAGTGCTGCTGATTACTTGTACAATATTGAATTACCAACACATATATCCCAACCAGGACATAACTCTGGAGTTAATGATGTAAGCAGTGGCATAATGCACCATATACAGTATCAAAATAATGTCCATCCTGAGGTAAACAATTTGCCAGCTCCAGAAAACTTTGCACATCAAAACCGCCCCTCTCAACTACCCTACAAGGAGGAAACTTTGAGTCAAAGCCAACTGCCGCATGCATCTATATCCCAACAACCAATAGATCCTACTTCAAACACGACTTCACAAGGTCCAAACACAAAGTCAACAAAGCAACGACGTCCATGTGATCAGTGCCGAAGAAGAAAGACCAAGTGCGTCATTGttccaaatacaaacaattgtGTTCAATGTGAGGCAAAGCAATTGACTTGTACCTATACGACACCAGCAGCGAAAAGAAAGGCTTCTGAAATGGGGCTGGATCTGCAGAAAAGAGGGAAGACAAATGCAGCAGCATTGACTGGTGACAATAGTCAAATTCCCGATGTGCCGATACGAGAAACTGCTCCAGTTCAAGATTACTCAGCCATGAATAACTCCCTACTTAAGAAGACATTGTCATTGCAGTTTCCACGCTCGAGTTTCTATGTCGGACCAACCAATTACTTGTACGATatgaatttgttaaatACAATCATTGACACACGTAATCGTGATAACAATCTGAGTGGTGCTGCAAAAATTGAGCAAGCAAGCTTGAGCAACTCCATATCGTTGAGAAAAGTTTGCGATAAGGtacattttgttttgaaagatgacCAGTCACCACAATCCTACCAAACGATGTCAAATGACGTCGACACTATTGAGAAACTCATCTCTCCTCATGgacaaattttgattgatttgtattTTAGAATCATCCATCCATCATATCCCATTGTACATAAAAAGGtgtttttggaaaagtatGCACGCACACATCGAGAATTTACCGCCCCTTTGATAGCAGCTGTATACGTGCTAGCAATTCAATGGTGGGACTATGATCCTCAATTGAATAGGTTCCCCAAACCTAATGTGGAACtaatattgaaaataggACTCAAAAATTATCTTCAGGAAATTCTCAAGCGTCCGAAATTGAGTGCAGTGCAAGCAGGATTATTGTTATTACAATGTAAGCATATTATTAGTTGCAAAGCTACAAACAACCAGGTCCAGAATAGCGGAGACGCAGATTATTCAGAATGGGTGCTATGTTCTCAAGTGGTATCCTTAGCTGAGGAATTGGGGCTTGGTTTGGACTGCAATAACTGGAAACTACCCAAATGGGAACGAGGTTTGAGAAAGCGTTTAGCATGGGCAGTATACATGGAAGACAAGTGGCTTTCCCTAAAGGACTCTCGACCCTCCCATATCAACGAAAACAACTGGATTGTTTTACAACTACATGAGGAGGATTTTCCCGATAAACATGGCGACGGAGACTTGAAAGAGGGGTCATCTGATTTGGATACTGGGAAGAAGATTTTTACAAACTTGATTGCTTTGTCTAAAATTTTGTCTGATATTTTAAATCATTTTTACTCAATGAAGGCAATGAGAGAGATTACTAATATTAGCGAGGTGTTGAAATTAGCTAAACCTTTGCAATTGCAACTTCGAAATTGGTTCTATTCTTTGCCCAGTGAATTGCAAATGAACTTGGTGCAACCTAGGAAGTTATGCTCCAATGGATACCTACATTTGGCCTATTTTGCCACCGAATTGACGTTGCATAGAAAGATCACCACCATAATCTACCAGCAAACAAATGCTGGAAACCCGCCCCCTCCTGAATTGGTTAATGTCTGTCGTTCTGCAGCGAAAACTCGTTTACTAGCatcaattgagtttgtGCGTGATTTAAAGCCTGAACATATACATTCCTTTTGGcactcttcatcatcatctaatTTCACATTGATTGGAACATTTGCAGCAATTTTATTCATATCCTCGCCCACTCAAGAAGAAGCAGATTTCTATCGAGaccaaattttcaattatcGAtggattttgaaaatatcatcaaagGGGTTTGACCAAGTGGCTGAGGCATTATCTCAATTGGATCTAGTTTTGGGAAATATACCTGGTTTACTCAACGACAATGTCGATATGCCTATGGTTCTACCCAATGTGcaagatcaacaaactATGCCCCAAACCAATCAAAGCTATAGTCCATTTGCAATTCCACAGACTCAACAACCCCAACAGCTGCAACTGCCCCATCCATCCTTACGTCCAAATCCTTCTTATGAAGGTAAACCCACTAATCAGCAAAAAATAAGGATGCCTTCGAATTTGCGAGAGTCACCATACAATTCCCCCCAAAGTTTTTACACGCCACCATTTGTTCCTTCGCCTCAGAATAAGGTTGTCAATTCACCTCATACTTCTCAAGGTAACACATCTCGAGCAGTGTCCCCGAGGGTGTATGCCAACAAAGCGCCAAGCTATGCTGACCAATCCCCTCATTCGTCTCATGTCACCAAGTCACCAGAGTCAACTACAAAGTAG
- a CDS encoding Trm1 N2,N2-dimethylguanine tRNA methyltransferase, translating to MYRRLRSLIKNIAMSTSNAEEAKVTQQTPLQAASSSAESNSFNYTTEGKATILTPKKDEVFYNPIQQFNRDISTLSIIAYDQFRAEQNEQKNKNKNKKRKLLGLTILEALSASGLRSCRYGLEIPNVYKIVANDLSPDAVTSINRNIEHNQLTGKVVANQGDAIKFMASTTNKFNIVDLDPYGTASPFLDSAIQCIEEDGMLLVTCTDAAVLAGSGYPEKCFALYGGNNFGNSYINSETNHEVGIRLMLQSIAATAAKYKKSIEPMLSLSIDYYFRVWVKVKTSPIKVKTLASETMLTYGCNGCGHKVVQPLGIRNDNKYIYPKLVGQVNSHCQYCGSTHTVAGPMYAGPLHNQTFINKILQLNEKSDKEIYKTSERIKGMLTLAQSELNTVPFFYNLNHLNSIFKSPPISIGEYSKAVGNLGYKLSLTHAKKNCIKSDIPWEKNLEIIRQWTIKQNKAYIEEMKSKLETQGSLNEKITEKLAKLGQDITYSPNLNEKSVGAQILNYFKRKETGTDGNAIDFDTSNDESDKISKLRKVKMVRFQENPTKNWGPMARPK from the coding sequence ATGTATCGACGATTACGTTCCCTAATTAAAAATATAGCCATGTCAACGTCAAATGCCGAAGAGGCAAAGGTTACTCAACAAACACCACTACAAGCTGCTTCATCTTCTGCTGAATCAAACTCATTCAACTACACCACAGAGGGAAAAGCGACCATCTTGACCCCTAAAAAAGATGAAGTGTTTTACaatccaattcaacaattcaacaGAGATATCTCTACATTGTCGATCATTGCATATGACCAGTTCCGTGCTGAACAGAATGAACAGAAgaataaaaacaaaaacaagaaacGTAAACTACTCGGATTAACCATTTTGGAAGCATTATCAGCTTCAGGATTGAGATCATGTCGATATGGATTGGAAATCCCCAATGTTTACAAAATTGTGGCTAATGATTTATCACCGGATGCAGTTACTTCCATCAATAGAAACATTGAACATAATCAACTTACGGGGAAAGTTGTTGCCAACCAGGGTGAtgcaatcaaatttatggcgtcaacaacaaacaaattcaatatagTTGATCTTGATCCATACGGTACTGCATCTCCATTTCTCGATTCAGCAATTCAATGTATAGAAGAAGATGGAATGTTGTTGGTTACATGTACCGATGCTGCTGTTCTAGCAGGAAGTGGGTACCCAGAAAAGTGTTTTGCCTTGTATGGTGGAAACAACTTTGGCAATTCATATATCAATAGTGAAACAAATCATGAAGTTGGGATTCGATTGATGTTGCAGTCAATTGCAGCCACTGCGGCTAAATacaagaaatcaattgagcCAATGTTGAGTTTGAGTATTGATTATTATTTTCGAGTTTGGGTAAAAGTAAAGACAAGTCCGATCAAGGTAAAGACCTTAGCAAGTGAGACTATGCTAACTTATGGATGCAATGGCTGCGGACACAAAGTGGTGCAGCCATTGGGAATTCGAAATGATAACAAATACATCTATCCCAAGCTAGTGGGACAGGTGAATAGTCACTGTCAATATTGCGGTAGTACGCATACTGTTGCCGGACCAATGTATGCTGGTCCATTACACAACCAAacttttatcaacaagattCTCCAACTTAACGAGAAATCTGATAAAGAAATATACAAGACATCAGAACGTATAAAAGGGATGTTGACCCTAGCACAATCGGAATTGAATACAGTGCCATTCTTTTACAACTTAAACCacttgaattcaatttttaaatCACCGCCAATATCAATTGGCGAATATAGTAAAGCAGTGGGGAACTTGGGTTACAAATTGAGTTTAACTCATGCCAAGAAGAATTGTATCAAGAGTGACATACCGTGGGAAAAGAATCTTGAGATTATTCGTCAATGgacaataaaacaaaataagGCAtacattgaagaaatgaaaTCGAAATTGGAAACACAAGGttcattgaatgaaaagattactgaaaaattggccaaATTGGGTCAAGACATCACTTATAGTCCTAACTTGAATGAGAAATCTGTGGGTGCGCAAATACTCaattatttcaaaagaaaagaaactgGAACAGATGGCAATgctattgattttgatacGTCTAATGATGAAAGCGACAAGATTCTGAAATTGCGCAAGGTGAAAATGGTTAGGTTTCAAGAAAATCCAACAAAGAATTGGGGTCCAATGGCAAGACCAAAGTAA
- a CDS encoding Nup57 protein (S. cerevisiae homolog NUP57 has role in mRNA export from nucleus, protein import into nucleus and localizes to Nic96 complex): MFGASSNTGGGLFGASNTSNSASGSGLFGNKPAATTNTGFGFGQSNTTGQTNSTGGLFGQSQNNNTNATSGGLFGSNQQKPAGGGLFGSGQTTNSATNGGFGATNSGSTFGKPTGTQTTGGGLFGGNQQSGPNTGGLFGGNQQSSNTTTTGGGLFGSNQQSNTGTSGGLFGNKQQSTGTGGGLFGNAQQSNTGTSGGLFGNNQQQNNATGGLFGGNQQSTTPGGLFGNKPSAPAGGGLFGSNNTQQSGGLLGSNNNTQGGGLFGNKPAASGGLFGGEPQQQSSLFSNTTNNQQPSFSWSQPQQSQPAVNNVNTLGGFGQNTNQQQNTNPAAYTPAVNDQLAKVYEQWDPTSSKCALKTHLYNKFTDQEMNILMSQPRPANETPEDWDKAMTERPGQNYFPIKITSYDEVAQRIETQLDYAAKEKVVLNQINERLNTLSAKHDLENTTRILKAKARHTQLSRRLLRLATVLAMLKLKGYPLLPEEEEIAKQFDILITKLNDPNSPIGKVGDIFAKMSILKERAEDMNTQFDKSIHALNESFDNGAATKGKAKEDINNSNDVIEKISQILVKQQMGLNYLNEVLRKDEEKVEKLVSIRK; encoded by the coding sequence ATGTTTGGTGCTAGCAGCAATACTGGAGGAGGCTTATTCGGAGCATCAAATACAAGTAATAGTGCCTCAGGAAGCGGATTATTTGGAAACAAGCCAGCTGCGACGACAAACACCGGGTTTGGGTTTGGGCAATCAAACACCACTGGccaaacaaattcaactggTGGTTTATTTGGCCAATCGCAAAATAATAACACCAATGCCACATCTGGAGGCTTATTTGGATCGAATCAACAGAAACCAGCTGGAGGCGGATTGTTTGGCTCGGGCCAGACAACAAATTCTGCAACCAATGGGGGATTTGGGGCCACGAATAGTGGATCAACATTTGGAAAACCAACAGGAACTCAGACAACTGGTGGTGGGTTGTTTGGTGGTAATCAACAACTGGGCCCCAATACTGGAGGATTATTTGGTGGTAATCAACAATCACTGAATACTACAACGACAGGGGGAGGGTTGTTTGGCAGTAACCAGCAAAGCAATACTGGAACTTCAGGCGGATTGTTTGGAAACAAACAGCAAAGTACAGGAACTGGTGGGGGATTGTTTGGAAATGCCCAGCAAAGCAATACAGGTACATCTGGTGGAttatttggaaacaatcaacaacaaaacaatgCCACTGGTGGATTATTTGGAGGTAACCAACAGTCAACAACTCCAGGTGGGCTCTTTGGTAACAAGCCCAGTGCACCAGCAGGTGGAGGCTTGTTTGGATCTAACAATACACAACAAAGTGGTGGCCTTTTGGGCTCTAACAACAACACTCAAGGAGGTGGGCTTTTCGGAAACAAGCCGGCTGCTAGTGGCGGATTGTTTGGTGGGgaaccacaacaacagtcaTCACTCTTTTCCAACACTAcaaacaaccaacaacCATCTTTCAGTTGGAGTCAGCCTCAGCAATCACAACCTGCTGTAAATAATGTCAATACACTTGGTGGGTTTGGCCAAAAtaccaatcaacaacaaaacaccaatCCAGCTGCATATACCCCTGCAGTGAATGATCAATTGGCTAAAGTATACGAACAATGGGACCCGACTTCGTCAAAATGTGCATTAAAGACACATTTGTACAACAAATTCACTGACCAAGAAATGAATATTTTGATGTCCCAGCCGCGACCAGCTAATGAAACTCCTGAAGATTGGGACAAAGCCATGACTGAAAGACCTGGACAAAATTATTTCCCCATAAAGATAACTTCTTACGATGAAGTTGCTCAGAGGATTGAAACTCAGTTGGATTATGCAGCTAAGGAAAAGGTTGTATTGAATCAGATTAATGAAAGACTAAATACGTTATCAGCGAAACATGACTTGGAAAACACTACCAGGATTCTCAAAGCGAAAGCAAGACATACTCAACTATCACGAAGATTATTACGCTTAGCCACTGTGTTGgcaatgttgaaattgaaaggGTATCCACTACTCCCAGAGGAGGAAGAAATAGccaaacaatttgatattttaatcactaaattgaatgatccaaatagtccaattggaaaagttggtgatatatttgcaaaaatgtCGATACTCAAGGAGAGAGCCGAAGATATGAATACTCAATTCGACAAGTCAATACATGCGTTGAACGAGTCGTTCGATAATGGTGCTGCCACCAAGGGCAAAGCCAAAGAGGACATAAATAACTCTAACgatgttattgaaaagatttcGCAAATCTTGGTGAAACAGCAAATGGGCTTGAACTATTTGAATGAGGTATTGAgaaaagatgaagagaagGTTGAAAAGTTGGTTTCAATTAGGAAATAA
- a CDS encoding Adh5 alcohol dehydrogenase — protein MFKSISILKSIKPTNSRIPHILSIPLIRNMSIPSTQYGFVYTKQSGLNLQSDLPVHKPKAGQLLLKIDAVGLCHSDLHVIYEGLDCGDNYVMGHEIAGTVAAVGDDVNSYKVGDRVACVGPNGCGGCKYCRGSIDNVCKRAFGDWFGLGYDGGYQQYLLVTRPRNLALIPDNVSSDVAAASTDAVLTPYHAIKMAKVSPTSNLLLIGAGGLGGNAIQVAKSFGAKVTVLDKKKEARDQAKKLGADEVYESLPGSISPGSFSACFDFVSVQATFDLCQKYVEPKGVIVPVGLGAPKLSFDLGDLALREIQVLGSFWGTTNDLDEVLQLVSEGKVKPVVQSAKLKELPEYIEKLRKNAYEGRVVFNP, from the coding sequence ATGTTTAAATCtatatcaattttgaaatccataaaaccaacaaattcaagaattcCCCATATTTTGTCAATTCCTTTAATTCGCAACATGTCAATTCCATCTACACAATACGGATTTGTTTATACTAAACAATCAGGACTCAATTTACAATCCGATTTGCCCGTCCACAAGCCAAAAGCAggtcaattgttgttgaaaattgatgcTGTTGGATTATGTCATTCTGATTTACATGTCATTTACGAAGGATTGGATTGTGGAGATAATTATGTGATGGGCCATGAAATTGCTGGAACTGTAGCTgctgttggtgatgatgtgAATAGTTACAAAGTTGGTGATCGTGTTGCTTGTGTGGGGCCCAATGGTTGTGGTGGATGTAAATATTGTCGtggatcaattgataatgtATGTAAACGGGCATTTGGTGATTGGTTTGGATTGGGTTATGATGGTggatatcaacaatatttgttGGTTACTAGACCTCGTAATTTGGCTCTTATTCCTGATAATGTTTCATCTGatgttgctgctgcttcAACCGATGCTGTATTGACACCATATCATGCAATCAAGATGGCGAAAGtatcaccaacatcaaATCTTTTACTTATTGGAGCTGGTGGATTGGGTGGTAATGCAATACAAGTTGCTAAATCATTTGGTGCTAAAGTTACGGTATTGgataaaaagaaggagGCTCGTGACCAAGCTAAGAAATTGGGAGCTGATGAAGTTTATGAATCGTTACCAGGATCGATTTCCCCAGGGTCATTTTCAGCATGTTTTGATTTCGTTTCAGTGCAAGCTACATTTGATTTATGTCAAAAATATGTTGAACCTAAAGGTGTGATTGTTCCCGTGGGCTTGGGTGCACCTAAATtatcttttgatttgggGGACTTGGCATTGAGAGAAATTCAGGTGTTGGGTAGTTTTTGGGGTACTACtaatgatttggatgaagtTTTGCAGTTGGTTAGTGAGGGAAAAGTCAAACCGGTTGTGCAAAGTGCTAAATTGAAGGAGTTGCCtgaatatattgaaaagttgagaAAGAATGCTTATGAAGGAAGAGTTGTTTTTAATCCATAG
- a CDS encoding Pan6 protein (S. cerevisiae homolog PAN6 has pantoate-beta-alanine ligase activity, has role in pantothenate biosynthetic process and localizes to cytoplasm, nucleus): protein MTSSKITILRTVHQVRQWRAQFFLNNQSVGFVPTMGALHAGHCSLVSQSLQENDKTIVSIFVNPSQFGPTEDLDKYPRSLDRDLEILEAQFKSKPVDAVFVPKVTEMYPSGITLDIENQRGTFVTVHGSSEQLEGVTRPQFFRGVATVVTKLLNIVQPTRIYFGQKDAQQCVVIKNLVKDLHIPTEVRVLPTSRESNGLAMSSRNEYLSKEMKDRSSVIYNALKNGEAFYNERKEKEEEVKASGILAEIRKVIEQDPDFDIEYIAVSHPELLTDLQTVKPGMGAIVSCAVKVPKENSGEKARLIDNIVLQ from the coding sequence ATGACTTCCAGCAAGATCACAATACTCAGGACCGTGCACCAGGTGAGACAATGGAGAGCTCagttctttttgaataatcaGTCAGTTGGGTTTGTTCCCACTATGGGTGCATTACATGCGGGTCATTGTTCTTTGGTATCCCAGTCACTACAAGAAAATGACAAGACTATTGTCTCAATATTTGTCAATCCTTCCCAGTTTGGTCCCACGGAGGACTTGGATAAGTACCCTAGAAGTTTAGATCGCGATTTGGAGATCTTGGAAGCTCAATTTAAGAGCAAACCGGTCGATGCGGTTTTTGTACCAAAAGTTACCGAGATGTACCCTAGTGGTATCACACTAGACATCGAAAATCAACGTGGTACTTTTGTAACTGTCCATGGTTCAAGCGAGCAACTTGAAGGAGTTACCAGACCACAATTTTTTAGAGGAGTTGCCACTGTCGtcaccaaattgttgaacatTGTCCAACCTACTAGAATTTATTTTGGTCAAAAGGACGCTCAGCAATGTGTGgtcatcaaaaacttggTAAAGGATTTGCACATTCCAACCGAAGTGAGAGTGTTGCCAACCTCCAGAGAGAGTAATGGTTTAGCAATGTCGTCAAGGAATGAGTATTTATCTAAGGAGATGAAAGATCGAAGCTCGGTCATCTACAACGCTTTAAAGAATGGTGAAGCCTTTTACAAtgagagaaaagaaaaagaagaggaagtTAAAGCAAGTGGCATTCTTGCCGAAATCAGGAAAGTCATTGAACAGGACCCagattttgatattgagtACATTGCCGTCAGCCATCCTGAACTTTTGACCGACCTTCAAACAGTGAAGCCTGGTATGGGCGCAATCGTTTCATGTGCGGTTAAAGttccaaaagaaaatagCGGCGAAAAGGCAagattgattgataatattgttttgcaatAG
- a CDS encoding Swf1 protein (S. cerevisiae homolog SWF1 has protein-cysteine S-palmitoleyltransferase activity and has role in protein palmitoylation, vacuole fusion, non-autophagic, ascospore wall assembly, exocytosis, establishment of cell polarity), whose amino-acid sequence MLFKLILGISITSFLLTILLIFGDSPSFRNTPIQNARIRLLNLFAKLSSFYNYLDKRTDGRFIQYLGWLVPIGYIIVVTICFQQFLIKTKPMIDVGSIKMGYILSSMALIYVATLLCALSNPGIVNSKSTKSYPYQPNQLIFFRDNKCNSCQIVKPARSKHCSVCGHCYLLYDHHCVWVNNCIGWKNYRWFFLFLFVNINMLMYGGILCYKALSPQMTRISQLWNVITTTTDANKVTGVFLILCTIFTPIVVIFTGLHLRYIYLGVTTNELDKWGEVEYLVDLGLLYKVSPNIDNETYVEKARDSTGAVVYISLKDETILVSETNSPGYNFTPVLSVVDDLINDYDRGFWNNFKERLLV is encoded by the coding sequence ATGCTATTCAAGCTTATACTTGGAATAAGTATaacttcatttttgttAACTATTCTTCTCATATTTGGAGACTCGCCAAGTTTTAGAAACACCCCCATACAAAATGCAAGAATCCGATTGCTCAATTTGTTTGCTAAGTTGAGCAGCTTTTATAACTACCTTGATAAACGAACTGATGGCAGGTTTATTCAATATCTTGGATGGTTAGTACCAATTGGATACATTATTGTCGTAACCATATGCTTTCAgcaatttttgatcaagaCGAAACCAATGATTGATGTAGGGCTGATAAAGATGGGATATATTTTACTGTCAATGGCCCTCATCTATGTTGCCACACTTCTTTGTGCGTTGAGTAACCCCGGAATTGTCAATTCCAAATCGACAAAGTCATATCCATATCAGCCAAATCAACTAATATTCTTCAGAGACAACAAGTGCAACTCTTGTCAGATTGTCAAACCAGCAAGATCAAAACATTGCTCAGTATGTGGACATTGTTACTTATTATACGATCATCATTGTGTATGGGTGAACAATTGCATTGGCTGGAAAAACTACAGATGGTTTTTtctatttctttttgttaatATAAACATGCTTATGTATGGCGGTATCCTATGTTATAAGGCACTATCACCACAAATGACACGCATATCACAACTATGGAATGTAATTACGACAACAACTGATGCCAATAAAGTCACGGGAGTTTTCCTCATCCTTTGTACGATTTTCACACCAATCGTGGTAATTTTTACCGGTTTGCATCTACGATATATTTACCTAGGAGTGACGACAAACGAGTTGGATAAATGGGGCGAAGTTGAGTATCTTGTTGACTTGGGATTGTTGTACAAAGTCTCCCCCAATATAGACAATGAAACGTACGTTGAAAAAGCGAGGGACTCAACTGGAGCCGTTGTTTATATAAGCTTGAAAGATGAGACTATTTTGGTGCTGGAGACTAATTCACCGGGTTACAATTTCACACCGGTGTTATCGGTTGTCgatgatttgataaacGATTACGATCGAGGATTCtggaacaatttcaaagagaGGTTGCTAGTATAG